The Arvicola amphibius chromosome 6, mArvAmp1.2, whole genome shotgun sequence DNA window TGCCAGTATTTTTGCAgagatgggaactgaacttggaaccTCACACATGCTTACCCGGTATATACTCCACCGCCTGAGCTGCCTCCGGCTTCCTGTTCTGTTTTAGAACTACCctatttgtgttttgagacaggttcttattCTATAGCTACACATTCACagcaactctcctgcctcagtcaccctCTAACTCTCTAAATACTGTAACATCATATCACACTTCTCTGAAATGTAGTTTTTAGAGAAGTTAAAaggttttttccttttgttctttccatATTCCTTGTACATGCCTGTCCTCAGGAAATGGTATTATTGCAAGTCTAAGACAAGACTGAAGAAAAGTAGCCTCTACAAAGGATGGTGAGGGCTGGTGAGTCGGCTCAGCAAGAAAAGAATGCTTGCTGTCAAGGGAGTCTGAGTCCCAGgagtcacatggtagaaggagagccAACTCCCACAACTTATCATTTCTGCAcgcatgctgtggcacatgtgtggggACACATAATTATTCCTACACAataaatttaacaacaacaaaaagatagccAAGCAAGGCCAGTATTGTCTATTGTCCATACCTCCCAGGAGGAGAATGCAGAGAGGTCAAGATGGGCTCCAGCATGGGTCAGGGCACTACTTGTCTCTTTCTGGTAGGAACAGGAAAAGATCCAGGTTAATAAGAAGAATAAAGGTAAGGGAGTGGTCTAAACTGGCTGGCCCCTTTCTTTaatcacacatatacaaataatgatCAATTCatacagaaatgaagcaaaaaaaaaaaaaaaaagatggttagTTTTCTTTCCAAAAGTTCAAGTTTATCcacagaagtaaaaaaataaggtaaGCTTTACACTTTCCCATCATAGAGACTAAACCAAaaatacagctagctctcccaaaACTagaccattatcccaattttctcatgGTCCCCTAAAGATGACAGCACCCCAAACAACAGAAAGTGTGGGAGTCCACAGGTGAATGACTCAGTTTTCATCTGGAGTCAATTATGACTTAAAAGTCAGTGAGTTCAAGATTGTCTGCTCTGCCTGcatccttgagggctgtgagaaagttctgattaagTCCATGGGAAAGAGCATTTTGCCCATGATAAAAAACATGTTATCTACTAAGATGTGGGCTGGTGAATGCCACCCAAGGGCACATCCAGATAGAAGAAACTGCTTGCTCAAGGACAGGAATAGTCCTGCCTGTGGTTAGATACTGATTGtcttgttctgcttttgtatacaAGCAGGCTCTGAAACAAACTCTGGGCTGGTTGGTATTTAACAACAGACCGCCTGGATCTATCCTGTGTTTTCTACCTCAATTTCTTTCAATCTTTCAATTTCCTCAACCTCACGCCCCCTTCCTGGTACCCCAGCTGACTTTGTTGGAACAGGCTCTGACAAGAAAGCAGCTTAGAAACATagcatccacattcccaagatgAGGGATGGATGGTTTGTGGTCATTCagtggattatgaatgtttgtttgtcatcatttgggaGTTggctacaagttgttattggtaatggtaaGAAAAAAAGCTGTacaaaagaaattagattcaagaatcccattctgaaaagaaaaaaagagaaatatagaaataatagaataaaagggtagattattaaatctactttccaattaaaaaaaaaccaaacaactactagtctcaaatatctTACATTGGTATGgctttttgtatattgatacaaatttaggttatttttgttatactgtatatatatttctacaaatgcttaaagtattgtacctatgagactcatttaaaaatgtaatgtaaagttctagtccttgaaagctacttaagataataaagaaataaaggctagtagttagtcatctataacaatcaaacttatagtcatggtAGGTATGTTTACAAGGTCAAACAGAGACGTTTTAAGGATGGTTCTCAAACACTTCAAGGACCTAtagaatacagcatttaaaatggtttttttttttttttttttttggtttttcgagacagggtttctctgtagctttggagcctgtcctggaactagctcttgtagaccaggctggtctcgaactcacagagatccgcctgcctctgcctcccgagtgctgggattaaaggcgtgtgccaccaccgcccggcaagggttttttttttttggtaaaacacttaaaatgttttaataacataaggcttttcatgacagtgagacatgtctgctcctggcaacaccaatttacttcaaaaaaggatgatgggcatcaaagaaccgcTTTACTTTCAATGTGACAAaactagtcatttgggcaagaaactgcccttgccttgactactgacagtatgctgtgcaaactgagtaagcaggacacaaaagaaagtaactgccaaactttgccaagaaaaGGTAGGTAGTGTAGTCCTTCAATGTTCATGCTTCACAGATATGTCTGttagatattctaggcctgtaaactgaagatgggtgccccaacactgcagaggaaacttggggtgactgtccaggcagccagatgtctctgtcatttctacagctTTGAAAGTTGCTTGTTTTGCACTTCCTGTACACTCAGGTtgcattatatccttcttgggccTCTGATCAGAATTGAAGACTACAAAATATACAGCTTTCATTGTTAccaaattcaggaaaaaaaacttacataaaaGATAtgcaccaggaaggcagaggcaggtggatctttgtgagttcttggacagtcaaagatacaagagaaaccctgcctcgaaaaacaaacaaacaaaaagatgtttttaggtctaaaaagatactttaaggatggtaatacaagttataaaagaaaatgattaaaatataaagctttggtctcactaagataggatagattatACAGTCCTTTCTAGAATTTGCCAAATATATATGGACTAAAcactgtgaatgtaattcttttttttttaatatttatttataatgtatacaatattcagtctacatgtatgcctgcaggccagaagagggcaccagacctaattacagatgtttgtgagccaccatgtggttgccgggaattgaactcaggacctttggaagagcaggcaatgctcttaatctctgagccatctctccagcccctgtgaatgtaattcttacttgataattattcttactgtatatagttttacaaTGCTAGAgataaaaccttcccttttatttagacaaaaagggaaaatgtgtggtatttgtacactgtgtgaatgtGTACTGCTGTGGTTGATGTCAGTCAATAcacaggaggtataggtgggactttcagggagagaaaggaaaaggaaggaatctAGGCACGTGGGAGACACGGATAGGAAACAGGTGCGAGATGGAAGAGAGGCAACACCAcatgatagaatgtagattaatataaatgggctaatttaagatataagaggtagttaggaacaagcctaagctataggccaagctatcataattaataagactccgtatcattatttgggagctggctggtgggacagaaaaagactacTACATGAGATCACTTCCCTAGCATGAACCCCACTGAAGCTCACCGGCCATCCAGGAAAGGTACCATTATCCCACTTCTTCTCAAAGTCAGTCTGAATCTTCCCAAAGAGCTCATTTTGGTCCTGAAGGGGCTTCACTCTATCTGTGTAATCCTGGAGGTACTCCAGCAGCATTTCCAGGTATCTGCAGAGCAtttaagagaaagagagcaatCACAGCTTCCACCTATGATATACTGCTATGGCCTGCAAACTacacttaattttctttctttttcttggtttttcagtacagggtttctctgtgtagtcctggctttcttggaactcaaccaggctggcttagaactcagagatctgcctgcctttgcctcccaagtgctgggattaaaggcatacaccaccatcgTCTAGCCCACTACTAATTGTTTAAATGAGCTTAATTTTTCCCCCACATCGTGACCTTTCCTATCTCCTTTTATCCTCAAGATATGATGCCAAAATACCAGGTCTTAATCAACTCACAGATAAAAGAAGTCAGGTAAATAGaatatgagaaagagaaagcttGGGAGCAACTAAGGAAAAGTGATTAATTCAACATTACTTTCCATTTAATACCAGATCCAAGCACATAGCCAGTCCTGGAAATGTTCCCCATTAAATTGTAAAACCTCAGAGATCCCCTAACAGATTTCTTTCTACATTACACAAAATTAGAGAAGGTATGGGTAAGACCAGAGATGTTCCCATAgatactgtggtagtttgaatgcaattggctcccataagctcattgggagtaacactattaggagaggtggctttgttggagtagctgAAGCattggaggagctgtgtcactgtgggggtggtctTTAAAGTCTcatatatatgctcaagtcacacccagtgtttcagttcccttcctgttgcctctggaGCAACATGCAGGACTCTCAGTTACATTTCTAACACCACATCTGACTACACACCACTATgtcccacaatgatgataatggactgaatcccctacccaattaaatgttttcctttctaagagttgccatggtcacagtgtctcttcacaacaacagaaaccgtAACTAAGATAGATACCTTTGTGCACAATCAGAatattacaaatttttatttcttgagacagggtctcactatgcaccAATGGttggcttggaattcactatgtaaaccaggctggcctcaaattcacagtgattcacctgcctctgcctcttggagttctgggattaatggcacACAACATTATGTCagcatcacatttttttttttttttttggtttttcgagacagtgtttctctggcttttttggagccggtcctggaactagctcttgtagaccaggctggcctcgaactcacagagatccgtctgcctctgcctcccgagtgctgggattaaaggcgtgcgccaccaccgcctggctagcatcacaaatattttaaaacctagtACTCACTATCTTCTGATAAACCCAGAAGTCATTCACGTACAGTATTCGGGCAACAAAAGCCAGAACTTTGACCTCAAACCTTCCCATGAAATTCTAGCTAAATCCAGAAAAGGCCTGGAAACCGTGAATACTTACCTCTTATACTCtgcgttctttctttctttaggaatGTCAAACAATTGGTCAAAGATGGACAAGTACGTGATATAATCCAgcttctgaaaagagaaaaaaaaatgacatcagtcAGGAGGATAAGTCAATTAATCTTCAAAAAGCAAGGTCAAGGGAtagaaagatgtctcagtggaaaaggtgcttgctgccaagtgaCCCACACTGTGGAAGCAGAGGACTAACTCCCTTAAGTTAGCCTGGGACTCCCATACTTGAAGgtgactgcacacacatgtacacatacactaaatacataatttttctttttacaaatatgggggttggagagatggctcagaagttaagagcactggctgctcttccagagagcctgagttcaattcccatcaaccacattgtggctcataaccatctaaaatgagatcagttgccctcttctggcattcaagagtacatgcaagcagaatgtttcatacataacaaataaagaaatttttgttttgttttatttttcaagacaaggtttctctgtagctttggagcttttcctagaactagatcttgtagatcaggctggcttcgaactcacagagatccacttgcctctgcctcccaagtgctgggattaaaagcgtgtgccaccatcacctggccctaaataaagaaatcttagaGTGTTCTCTAACCAAGCATCAAGGCGTGGCTCActtcagaattttctttcctgtccttcAATCCCTAGGGCTATTGATTCCAGTGAAGTGTGTAGAAGATTGCTGGACATGAAACTAAGTCTACATGATTAATTAACAAACACAAATCCAAATAAGATACATGCTGGATATTTATGGTGGGCCAGGCTCCTGTCTAAGGATTTTGCCATCCTCAAATACGGTCCTGAAAGGTGCCCTGTGTTAGTTAATTCATGCAGCTATTCACTGAAGATCTTTGAACTAAACATGGAAGTGCAGCAGAGAACAAGGCCCGCCTGCAGAGCTTAAAGGTTAGTAGCTGCATTTGGGGACATTTCCCTATCGAGACAAGGTgccacagagatccttctgcctctgatgCCTAAGTGCTGCagttaaaggtgtgccaccatgctccactACAAACTTACTATTAAACTTCCTTGTGACCTTTCTGAGACTGCCATTTTAAACCCCGACACcgaacaaacaacaaataaatacctGCCTACCAAAAAACATGAACTAGTTCTTTTCTGACAGAGATTGTGCTGGATTTCTCGCATGCCTCACACTATGCACCTAACACAAGAGCATTTGAAGTATTTATGAGTTTAAAAACTTACtgggcaagccgggcggtggtggcgcacgcctttaatcccagcactcaggaggcagaggcagaggatctctgtgagttcgagaccagcctggactacgagagctagttccaagacaggtaccaaaaactacagggaaaccctgtctcgaaaaaaaaaaaaaaaaaaaaaaaaaaaaaaaaaaaaacaccttactGGGCatagtgatacacacctttaatcccagtagttagGAGTcaagagccaggcggatctctgtgaattcaaggccagcctggtctatgtaatgaACTCCAGGTCAGTCAGgatcacagaaaacaaacaaaaaagtcatttaCCTTTGGGCAGGGGATTGGTTCAGTGAGTCAAGTGCTTATACTATAAGCAATGGGACCCTGACCACAGATCCCCAGGCCCCATGTAAGagttggacatggtggtgcacacccaccTTAGTATTGGGGAGAAGAGCAAAGATCCTGGGGGCTCACAAGTCAACCATAATAGCTGAaagggtgagctccaggtttagtgaaagaccctgtctcaaaaaaataaggtgccaggaatggagagaaggctcagcacttaagagcactcaatgctcttgcagaggacccaggttcaattcccagcactcacagggtggCTCTCAAGCAATCATatgaaactccagttctaggggatctagctccctcttgtggcctctaGGAGTACCAAACACACAcggtacaaacatacatgcaggtaaaaaactcataaaatagaaatacattaaaaagtatctatttaaaaaaaatgatggaagcctggtagtggtggcatacacctttaatcccagcacttgggagacagaggcaggcagatctctgagctcaaaaccagcctggtctacagaccgagttccaggacagccaagaacacagagaaaccctgtcttgaaaaacaaaacaaaaagtgtagAGAGCAACAGAGGAGGACACCTGATGTTGGCCTCAGGCCGCTACATGCACAGGACTGCACTCCCCCTCAGATAGTTTATCTTTTacaaaagtatttttgttgtatgaataaatcaaaataaggaaaattataaagaaaatgagcTTGCTGTAGGCATGTGTCATTTCATTATAACCACTGTGTATTCCAAGAAATGGAATCACCTACTTAATATCAACATAAGTTACATGGGGACACTCCATGCTTTAATTAGGTGTTTTGACTTAACCCTAGAACGAgagtctctctcccctccccaggccTTACCTCAGACGCCTTCAGATTAATGTACTTTAGGTAGCAGTCATGGAGATCAAGGTAGCGACCATATCCCTCTTCATCTGTGAATTCCACCAAGTCTGAAGAAATGACACATGTCAATGATTGTGATATGACAGACTACTTTCTTGATCTTGCTCTTTCAAATGCACTACCTGTACAAAGTTCCATGACGCAGCTCTTTATTCCAATGTTCTCCTTACTCTCATCAAATAAACAGAACTattactgggcagtggtggtgcacgcctttaattctagaactcaggaggcagaggcaggagaatctctgagttcgaggccagcctggcctacagagtaagttcctggacaaccaggactgtttcagagaagctctgtctcaaaaaaccaaataacaaaaaccaGATCTAGGCTTTCACTTTGAGCTTAGATagcataaaataagtattttatgcAAGACCATCAGGATGTCAATACAGTCCAGAAACCAAGATGAAAACCCAGCTATCAATTTCTGAGGTACTTGGATAAAAATAGGGTTTCATAGCCTAAACTGGCCTCAGATTCCTGATCTGCATACTTCCACCTAAGTGCGGGATttacaggtatgtgtcactaTCGTGGTTTACACAGCTCAGAACTGGACTCAGGTTCTAAGGAGCACTCACCaatattctaccaactgagctaatcTCTGTGCACAGATCTAAGCACCGCATTACACTCtactttgctttaaaattatCACTCAGAAGGGTAAGGAAGGTGGATCATGAGTTCAATACCAGCTGGACATGGGagtaagaccagcctggttccagaacagctagtgctatgtagaaagaccctgtctcaacaacaaactggcagaaaaaaaaaaaaatcaaacagggctggagagatggctcagaggttaagagcactgactgctcttccagaggtcctgagttcaattcccagcaaccccatggtggctcacagccatttgtaatgagatctggtgccctcttctggccagcaagcatacatacagacagaacactgtatacataataaataaatgaatctaaaaaaaaaagaaatcaaacaaacaaaactgccaggtggtggtgggtactcctttaatcccagcgctagggagggcagaggcaggcggatccttgagttagaggccagtctggtttatagagtgagttctagggcagtcaAGGCTACAAGGAGAaatcttatcttgaaaaacaaacaagaagaaaaataagagaaagggatggacagatggctcaaaggtaagaaaaatgaaaaagaaagaaaaacaataacaaaaaactcAAACACACTCATCTTTATCTTACTGATTTAAATGGTATCAGGCCTATGAGACTTTTTATTTACGTATTTactatttgtttgagacagggtctcatgattcttgactgacctggaacttgctacgtatCCTAGTCTGACCTTGAACACAAGAGAACAGTCTGCCTACAccttctgagagctggaattaaatgtaTACACACAACCAAGTTTCAGGGGCTagaaagttaagagcactggctgctattgcagagaacccaggtttgatccctagcccccacatggtagttcacaagcATCTCTAAGTCCAGTTCTAGAGGATACAATTTCCTCtcctggtctcctcaggcacagCCCATACATTGTATATAGATATCATGCAGGTACAACACCCATAcagttcaaataaaaataaaggctttaaataaataaataaataaataaaggacaggTTCCAGCTATATTGTCTAGAATGGCTTCGAATTTCCCAGAAAGAAACATTAAACCACACTTACTTTGTGCCTCTTCGCTTGGATTCTCTCGGGCCTTCAGGAGCTCCTCAAATTCCACTGACATTGGCACACAGAtctgaggggaaggaaggagcacAGGTGGGTCTGTCAGTGTCTCAGGCATGTTCAGAACCGGCCTTCTGATGTCTGATTAGCCTTGGACTATTCAGAGGCGCTTACTACTGTTCTCCACTTGCTTTGCTAAGTATAGCTGGGCAGATATTAACTGCCACAAAATAGGGCCTCCTAAGGAAGGACTGCCTTGGAGGAGGTAGTCTAGAAAAGACATTTAATGAAGGAGTTGGCACTGGACATGAATCCTGCAGGTGTTCATTAACTCTGGAAGTGAGCAGAATACCATTGTGTTGGTAGAGGATTTCAAGGCAGAATTGGGAGCACAATGTATTAGGTGGGGAAAATTACTGGgaaagataaaaaggagaaagcaggtgttggagagatggctcagaggttaagagcactttgctgttcttctagaggtcccgagttcaattcccagtaaccacatgttggctcacaaccatctataataagatctggtgcccttttctggcatgtgcatacacaataaataaataaatctttaaagagagagagagagagagagagagagagagagagagagagagagagagaaagcaagtttTACTATAGAGAGCCTAGACTATGATGCAGACAAAATCTGGACCAAGTCAATAAAGAACTCTGGAGCAAATATTACTCAACATTTCTCACTGGGCAGAAAAAAGCAGGTCCTCCTGCTTTCATTGCGCTCCCTTCCTGGCTGAGAGAGACCAGAAAGGGTATCAGCTAACTATGTTCACTGCAGTTAAGtggcaagttctttttttttggagagatGAATGGCattaccttccccccccccactttccttatttggggaaaaaacaCTTTGGGAGGCCATACCTCATTTGGGTGCTTCCGATGAAACTCCTTTATCTGCTTGAGCCTATTATAGAATTCAGCAAACTCATTGGGTCCTGAAATAGCATTGAGTTCTTCTTTTCGCAGTCTGCAAAACATGGATAAATCCAAGGAGCATAAAGCACAAAGCGAATCCTCTCACCATGGCTCCTCAGATACCCTGActgctggggtgggggatgtGACTGACACTTACCCGTCTTTATCATCGTACAAATCCCTCAGGTTCCCACTGACTTCCATGTATCTCTGAAAGGCAAACACAAATCCATCAGAAGGAAGCAATTTGCACAACAGGGTTAAGTAAACAAGAAAGGCTTTGTTGGCAATGCCTAAGGAAACATCATGAGATACAAGGTCTTGAAAGTTCCTCTACTTTTAAGAAACAGACTGAGCAGGGAGTGGTTGCATACACCTTTAAAGCCagctcttggaggcagaggtaggacaTATGTCTAAGAACCCGAGATGGTATATTCTAAGCACCCACGGGCAGGACTCACGCTGAGCCTCCGCACCTTCCCCTGCCAGCACTTTTCCCGCCCAGCCCGACCTAAATGGAAGCGGACAGCGGGGCACTCACATCTTGCATGGCCCGAGTGCGGTGATCGGAATTGATCTGGTCCCGGAGCTGGAGAAAGGCAAACAGAGACGCTGTTAGTTTGAGAACTGGAGTTGGAAAGGCCACCAGAAGGACAAGCTTAATGGTTTAGGTCTCAGGGCTGAAGTAGAAGAACTGCTGGGCCCTCGGAGGATGTTACCGAGGTTGGGATGTAGCAGCCTAGGAGGAAGGCGAAGATGAGTTGCGGGGAGGGTCTGAGGCCGAAGAAAGCGCTCAGGGGCTCGGCACGGGACCGAGGCCCTCATCCCGATGCGGTTCCGACCACGGCCCACTCACCGTAGACTTCTTAGTGAGCATCTCTTTGGCCATGACATCCATGAGCCGTTCCTTCTCCTCATGATAGCGCCGTTGCTGCTCCAgaattgtttccattttccccTAGCCACGGCGCTTCAA harbors:
- the Sf3a3 gene encoding splicing factor 3A subunit 3; the protein is METILEQQRRYHEEKERLMDVMAKEMLTKKSTLRDQINSDHRTRAMQDRYMEVSGNLRDLYDDKDGLRKEELNAISGPNEFAEFYNRLKQIKEFHRKHPNEICVPMSVEFEELLKARENPSEEAQNLVEFTDEEGYGRYLDLHDCYLKYINLKASEKLDYITYLSIFDQLFDIPKERKNAEYKRYLEMLLEYLQDYTDRVKPLQDQNELFGKIQTDFEKKWDNGTFPGWPKETSSALTHAGAHLDLSAFSSWEELASLGLDRLKSALLALGLKCGGTLEERAQRLFSTKGKSLESLDTSLFAKNPKSKGTKRDTERNKDIAFLEAQIYEYVEILGEQRQLTHENVQRKQARTGEEREEEEEEQMSESESEDEENEIIYNPKNLPLGWDGKPIPYWLYKLHGLNINYNCEICGNYTYRGPKAFQRHFAEWRHAHGMRCLGIPNTAHFANVTQIEDAVSLWAKLKLQKASERWQPDTEEEYEDSSGNVVNKKTYEDLKRQGLL